Genomic window (Candidatus Angelobacter sp.):
TGATGACGATGGCGGTCTTGAGCGCGACGGTGGAACCAAAAAAGAATTCGCCTTCAAACTTGGCCGCGGCAAATGGCTTCCGAAACGCATACATGCAGAAGTAGGTGGAGAAGGCGGCGATGATCGCATAGGCGGCAAAGGCGGGCGCGGGAGCCTTTTCGAGCCAGAGCGTCAACCGGCTGCCTGCGTGCGTTCGATTGCTCATCGGCGGCTTGTGAATCGCTCCGTTCGTAGGCGGGAACGCCGGGCCAGTCAATGAAAACCCACGCGGGGCAACGAGATCATCCTCACCGCCGCGATCCTGCCCGCCCAAAATCAAATCGCCGATGCAATCACATCGCCCATCAAACTCGTTCCGATCCTGGTCGTGCCGGATTCGTTCGCGCTGTAGATATCGCCGGTCCGATGACCGGTGGTGATCGCTTTTTCGACGGCGCTCTCGATGGCCGCCGCCGCGTCATTCAATCCGAAGCTGTGACGGAGCATCAGCGCGGCGGAAAGGATTTGCGCGACGGGATTCGCCAGATTTTTCCCGGCAATATCCGGCGCGGTGCCGCCCGCCGGTTCGTAGAAGCCGAACGTTCGCGCCCCCGCCGTGGCTCCAAGGCTTGCGCTGGGCAGCATGCCGAGTGAACCGGCCAGGGCGGCCGCTTCATCGCTCAGAATGTCGCCAAACATGTTTTCACAAAGCATCACGTCGAACTGCGCCGGCTTGAGCACGAGCTGCATCGCGGCGTTGTCCACAAACATATGTTCGAGCGTCACGTCGTTATATTGCTTTGCGACGCTTGTGACGACTTCGCGCCAGAGAACGCCGTTTTCAAGCACGTTCGCCTTGTCAATGCTGGTGACTTTCCTGCGCCGCTGTCGCGCGGCCTTGAAGGCGACGTGTCCGATGCGCTCGATCTCCGGTGTTGTATAGACCATCGTGTCTATGGCGCGTTGCACGGCGGGCGAAACCGGTTCGGTTTTTTTCGGCTGGCCAAAATACATGCCGCCGGTCAGTTCCCGCACGACGAGAACATCAACGCCGTCTCCCTGCCGCTCCGGTCGCAGCGGACACGCGTGGGCCAGCGCCCTCAGCAGTTTCACCGGGCGCAGGTTGGCGAACAATCCAAACTCCTTGCGAATCCGCAGGAGGGCGGCGCGTTCGGGGCGTTGCTCCTTCGGAATCGTCGGATCACGGTCAGGCAGTCCCACCGAGCCGAACAAAATCGCGTCCGACCGTTTGCACAGCTCCAGCGTCGCGTCCGGAAGCGCCTTGCCCGCGGCGTCAATACCGGCCCAACCGACGGGCGCTTCAGTGATCAGTAATTCAAGGGAAAATTTCTTCTCGACGACCCTCAGCACCTTGATCGCCTCGTGCATCACCTCCGGCCCGATGCCGTCGCCGGCAAGTGCCGCGATTTTGTAGCTGTTCATGAAAACGATTTGTTTTTGGTGCGCGCGATTCCGCGGGAGGAGGGATGCTAATGTTTCTCCGCGCCGGCGCAATTGAATTTTGCTCAACCACCACTTGTTTGAGCGCAGGCCGCCTTCACAAACGCGCGAATCAGCGGATGCGCGACATCTCTGAGCGCCGAGCGTTCCGGTTGGAACAGCGTTGCGACGAAAAATGTATGGTCGTCGAGCTCAACGACCCGGACCTCGTCGTTTCCATCAACACCGGAAATGCGCAGCGGGCCTTCCTCGAAAATCGCAACGTACCGGCTATTCAAACCGTAACCGCAGTTGAATTCCTCCATCACCTCGTCGCATCCGTAGATCTGTCTCGAGCGCGAGTGCGGTTTGAAACGGATTTTACCTCCGACGCCGCGCAGCACGCACACCAGGGGTGCGATCAACGGCATCCCTGCCGCCGGGTTCG
Coding sequences:
- the leuB gene encoding 3-isopropylmalate dehydrogenase, with the protein product MNSYKIAALAGDGIGPEVMHEAIKVLRVVEKKFSLELLITEAPVGWAGIDAAGKALPDATLELCKRSDAILFGSVGLPDRDPTIPKEQRPERAALLRIRKEFGLFANLRPVKLLRALAHACPLRPERQGDGVDVLVVRELTGGMYFGQPKKTEPVSPAVQRAIDTMVYTTPEIERIGHVAFKAARQRRRKVTSIDKANVLENGVLWREVVTSVAKQYNDVTLEHMFVDNAAMQLVLKPAQFDVMLCENMFGDILSDEAAALAGSLGMLPSASLGATAGARTFGFYEPAGGTAPDIAGKNLANPVAQILSAALMLRHSFGLNDAAAAIESAVEKAITTGHRTGDIYSANESGTTRIGTSLMGDVIASAI
- a CDS encoding CTP synthase, producing the protein MKAGAKIQIGLVGDYDAGTTAHVAIPKALAFAATAEKHEIEAAWLPTQSLAPDAEKQLQRFDGIWCVPGSPYQNMDGALNAIRFARERRRPFLGTCGGFQHTLIEYARNVRGLAGADHAESNPAAGMPLIAPLVCVLRGVGGKIRFKPHSRSRQIYGCDEVMEEFNCGYGLNSRYVAIFEEGPLRISGVDGNDEVRVVELDDHTFFVATLFQPERSALRDVAHPLIRAFVKAACAQTSGG